The Pelagicoccus sp. SDUM812003 DNA window CGAACGCGAAGTAGCTGTTGGTTCCCATGCCGGGCGCCTGGGCGATGGGAAAGTTGGTGAGAGCCGCCATGAGGAAGCAGCCAATCGCCGCCGCCAGAGCCGTCACTGTGATCAAGGCAGGCACCGGCATGCCTGCATTGCTCAAAATCGCCGGGTTCACGGCAAGGATGTAGGCCATGGCCGCGAAGGTGGTAAGCCCCGCAAGCGCCTCGGACTTAACCGTTACTCCGTTTTCTTTCAGTTTAAAACAGCGATCGAGCATGAGGGGCCGCCTAGCAGCTTCGATGCCGAGCTTCAACCGTTTGCTCAAAATAGCGCAGCGAACGGCTCCCTGCGCCCATCGCCTCGCCACCATGGACTGATTTTATCCAGCGTCAGGCAGCAAGCCTGCCTCCATGCCACTCCATGGCGCAAAACCTGCCTGTCGCCTCGCCATGCTTGATCCATTCGCTCGACGTCTCTTCGCTATCGCAGCTCTCATGGCGAGTCCGCTCGCCTCTTCCACCGCTCACGCGGAAACTGCCCCTGCGCCGATCAAGGTCTGCGTGCTGGCAATGTTCGAGATGGGCGAGGTCACCGGCGATCGCCCCGGAGAGCTGCAGTTCTGGGTAGAGCGCGAACCGCTGGAAAACATCTACCCTTTCCCCATGGGACAAACGCCCCTGCGGGTCAGCGACGACGGCCTAATGGTAGCCCTCACCGGAGGAGGCGTCACCCACGCTGCGACCACCATCACGGCCCTCGGCATGGATCCACGCTTCGATTTTTCGAATACCTACTGGATCGTGGCCGGCATTGCCGGGGCCGACCCCACCGACGCCTCTCTCGGCAGCGCCGCTTGGGCGAAGTGGGTCGTCGACGGCGATCTTCTCTATGAGATCGACTCCAGCGAAATCCCGGAGGACTGGCCCTATGGGCTCATCCCTCTCGGCGGCTACGAGCCCAACCAGCTCGACACCGGTTGGACCGTCGACAATATCGCCTTCAAACTCAACGAGGGGCTCGTGAATTGGGCGTATTCGCTCACCAAGGACATGGAGCTGATGGAGACGCCCGCCATGAAGGAGTTCCGAGCCCAGTTCGAAGGCTATCCCAACGCGATGCTGCCTCCTCGCGTGATGATGGGCGACGCCCTCAGCTCTTCCACCTACTTCCACGGCGAGGTGCTCAACCAATGGGCAAACGACTGGATGAAACTCCACACAGGCGGCGAAGCGAACTTCGTCATGACCAATATGGAGGACAGCGGCACCCTGACCGCTTTGCGAAGCCTCTCCGACGCTGGCTACGTGGACTACGACCGTATCCTCGTTTTGCGTACCGCAAGCAACTTCTCCATGCAGCCGCCCGGCAAACCAGCCACCTGGAGCGCCACCGCTCCCTATCCCGACAATGGTCGGCCAGCTCTCGAATCCGCCTACCAAGTCGGCAGCGCCGTGGCCCATGAGCTCATCGCCAATTGGGATCAATACGAAAACCGCATTCCACGTGCCGAAGCGCCCAAGGAGAAGGTGAAAGCGGTGGTGGTGACCATGTTCGAGATCGGAGACGATACCGGCGACCGGCCCGCGGAGTTTCAAAACTGGGTGGAGCGTTTCCCGCTATCCGAAAGGATCTCCTTTCCTCACGGGTATCGCGATCTTCGATACAATCGAGAGAGCGGGGTGCTCGGCATCGTGACCGGCATCGGCACATTTCGCTCCGCCGCTTCCATCATGGCCCTGGGCATGGACGAGCGCTTCGACCTAAGCGAGGCCTACTGGCTGGTGGCCGGCATCGCAGGCGTGGATCCGAACGACATGTCCCTCGGCTCCGCGGCCTGGGCGGAATGGCTCATCGATGGCGATCTCTCCCATGAGATCGATCCGCGCGAAATGCCCGATGAGTGGGAATTTGGATACACGCCCCTTCGCTCCGCCGAGTACCCTTGGGGACCGATTCCTGAGAATGACGAGGGCGTTCGCTACCGACTGAAGCCCGAACTGGTCGAATGGGCGTATCAGCTCACCAAAGACATTCCCATCGCCGACACCGACGCCATGAAGGAGATGCGCGCAAAGTACAAAGGATACCCGAATGCTCAAAAACCGCCATCGGTGCTGAAAGGCGATCAGCTGGCCGCCATGACCTTCTGGCACGGCAAGCTCATGAACGATTGGGCCAACGAATGGGTCGACTACTGGACCGAAGGCCAAGGAAACTTCGTCACCTCAGCCATGGAGGAAACCGGCACCATGCAGTCGCTCTCCTTTCTCGCCAACGCCGGAAAAGTGGACCTGCAGCGCGTCCTGGTTTTGCGGACCGCCAGCAATTTCTCCATGCAGCCTCCAGGCGTCACCGCAGCTGAAAACCTGAGCGGCGAAAAGAAAGGCGGGTACTCCGCGTTCATCCCCTCCCTCGAAGCCGCCTACGATGTGGGCAGCGCCGTGATCCGCGAGCTGGTGGAAAACTGGGAGACCTACCGAACCACGATCCCCCAGTCCGAATCGCCCCAGAGCTGACGTCACACTCTTTACCCAAGACTCCGCAGCCGCGTTCCTGCGGAAGGCGCCCTCTGCTTCCCTGAAGTCACTGCCCTCGCGAAATAGACACCAAGCGTCCTGAAAGATCGGATACCTGCGGCACGCCGTAGTTGAAATTCACCTGAATCTCCGGCGACTTGGTCGCTTCGAAGGCGTAGTCCTTCAGCATATTCGCCAAGACGATAGGCATATGGATGCGGGCAAGGTTCATGCCCAAGCATATATGGGTGCTGCCTCCGAAGGTCCCGTGCGCCTTCTTCGGGTAGTTGTTTTCCAGCCAGCGCTGCGGCTTGAAGTCGTAGGGATCTTCGTAGATCTCCTCCAGAAAATGGGTCAGGGTCTGCATGTGCAGCACCTTGGTTCCGGGCTCGAGCTTGCGCCCCTCGAATTCCATGGGTTGGGCGACCACGCGCGCGAGAACGGGCGCAGCGGGAAACATGCGCTCGATCTCCATGAGAGTGGCCTTGAGCTTGGGAAAAGCATCCATGCCGCGGGCGAAAGAAAGTGGCTGGTAACTCTCCACTTCCTCCCGAAGGGCCTCGAGCCACGGCCGGTCCTTCCAGACGCGCTGCAACCCGCAGTTGAGCAATTTGGCGGTGTTTCCCGTACCCGCCATGAGCAGAAGATACGCCTCCGAAACGAGCTCCTGCAGGTCGACCTCCTCTCCCCGATCCTCCAAGGTCAGTTTCAGCACTTCTGAAAAGTTGTCCTCCACCTGCTCTCCATCTAGCCGTCGCTGCACGAGCTGTCCCAAGTATCCGAATACAAAGGCTTTGTCCTTCACGAACGACTCTCGTTCGTAGAAAGCCTTTCGAGCCGAGCTCTCCATGATGGTGCCGACGATGAACTCCTCCTCGAAACGGATGAAAGTCTGCACCTCCGTCTCGCTCAACGGAGCCCTAAGCACGGTCTCCGAATTCGCGTAGGTCAGAGATCGCATAAAAAGATCGTGCAAGGAAACCTCCTTGTTCGCTGACTCGCCCAGCATCCGCTTCACCACCGCGTCGATGGCGGGAATCAGCCGTCCGATGGAGCTCATGGAGAATCCGGGTTTGAGCTGACGGCGCTTCTGGCGGTGCGGAACGCCGTCCATCTGGGTCACATGGCGATCGCCCATGATTTCGCGAAACGGGGTCAGAGCGGACTCGTAGTCCCACAGATCCGGGTTTCTCCAGGCCATGGCGTTCGCCTCCAGCCCTCCGATGCACACCCATGGTTCGCCACGAAAATGGACTGTGTAGATGGGTCCCAGAGCCCGGTACGCTCCCAAGTGGTCAAAGGTATCCAGACTGCCATGCTCCATGAAATCGAACTGGGCGAAGTCTTTCTCGTAGGACGGGATCGCGGCGTGAGCGTCGGTAGGCATGAGCGTCTGAAAGCAAATGTTGCGCCGCAGCTACCGACGGGACGCGCAACGATTTCGAGAAGCGCTCGCTTTTGTGTTAACATCGAGACCTGCCCGCCTACTCTCCCCAACATGCGCCTTTTCCATCTCTTCATCATCTCCGCATGCCTGCTGCCAAGTCGTCTGATATTTGCCGACGCGACCCTGCTAAACGGTCCCATGCCCGGCGCCAGCAGCATGACGGAAGTGGTTATCTGGACCCAAACCTCCGAACCGGCGTCCGTGCAAATCGAATATTGGCAAAAGAACTCCAAGGTGCAAACGGTCCTCAGAAGCCCTCTCTATCAGACCTCGCGAGATCAGGCTTGCGTGGCAAAGGTCTCGCTCACTGAGGGTCTGGCGCCGGGAGAGCATTACGAATACGCGGTGCTGGTGGACGGCGAGCCGCACGCGCCAGCCTTTCGCGAGGGCTACGAGCTCCAAGGCCCGGTGCCCATGGAGTTTCAAGTGAAGCCGCGCTGGCGCTTCGTGCCGGAGGGGGAGCTCGCCCATAGCGTATTCGATTTTCGGATAGCGGCGGGCAGCTGCGCCTACATCAACGAGAAAGGCTACGATCGCGAAGGCGGTACCCCCTATGGCGGAGAATACCACATCTTCGAATCCATCTTCGAGAAGGACCCGGACCTCATGCTGTGGCTCGGCGACTGCATCTACTACCGAGAAAACGATTTCGAGAGCGAGATCGGCATGCAGCGTCGCTGGACCCACGACCGGCAGCTTCCCGAGCTTCAGCCGCTGCTGGCCAGCGCCCACCACTTCGCCATCTGGGATGACCATGACTACGGACCGAACGACATCGGACGCAGCTTCACGCTCAAAGGAGCCGCGAAGGACACCTTCGATCTCTTCTGGGCCAACCCAAGCTCCGGACTGCCGGAGACGCCTGGCATCTTCACCTTTCTCAACTGGGGCGACGTCAATATCTACTTGCTGGACAACCGCACCTACCTCAGCTCCGCCACCTCGCATCCCGAACGCTTCAACAAACCGAAAGCCATGCTGGGCGAGAAGCAGGTCGACTGGCTGATCAACCATCTCGTGTGGGCCCAGAGCCAAATGGAAAACGACGGCAAGAGCTACCCAGCTCGATTCAATCTCATCTGCGTAGGCAACCAGGTGCTCAACGAATCGGGCAATCCTCACGGGTATCGAAATTTCCATGACGAATGGCAGTACCTCATCGATCGCATCGTGGAGGAAGGCATCGACGGAGTCGTCTTCCTCAGCGGCGACGTGCATTTCAGCGAGGTCAACCGCCTGGTCTACAAGGGCGGCGGCAGGCCGGGGGTGCCGGGCAAGGCCGGCATCAAGGGCGAGGACTACGTCTTCTACGAGCTGACCTCCTCCTCCCTCACCTCCGGCTCATGGGCAGGACACGAAAACAACCCCGCTCGCTTCGACATCTTCGACGACCCGAAAGTGGACCGCGTGGGGCAGCGAAACTTCATGACGCTCGACTTCAAGGGTCCGCTCAAGGACCGCCGCATGGAGGTGCGCTACTTCGACTCGGACGGAAATTTGCTCAACCGAAAGAGAGGCGGACGCCCCGACGAGATCACCGAGGCGTCGATCTTCCGCGCGGCCGATCTGAGGGCCCCAAAACCCTGAGCGTCGATACGGCGGCTCACATTCGCATTTACCTGAATCCGGCCCTCTCTAAAATCCGCCGCGAATCTGCTCCCATTGCAACTATGTCACCTCTTCCCATTTCGATCTCAGACTGGAAAGCGCTATCCGCCGCCGATCCGGACCGGGCCGCCCAAGCTTTCATAGGCAAGCTGGAGACCATACCCTCCAAGACGCGGCGCCGCGTTTTCGCCAGTGTGCCGGATCTGCTCAGCCTCAGCGACGCCTTCACCGCCGCAGCGGAAAACAGCCCGAAGGCGGCGCCCCTGCTCGGCGTCCCGTTTCTCCTGAAAGATCTTTTCGATTTTCCTGGCGTTCCCACCACCGCGTCCTCCGCCTTCCTGTCCCGAGTCCGCCCCACGACCAGAACCGAGTCCGCCCTTTCCGCATCCCTGCGCCAGCAAGGAGCCGTCTTCGCTGGCAAGACCCACCTCAACGAGTTCGCCTACGGCCTCTCCGGAGAGAACCTTCATTTCGGCGACTGTCCGCATCCAAGCTTCCCCGACAGGGTGAGCGGCGGATCCAGCAGCGGCTCCGCTTGGGCGGTGGCCAAGGGCATCGCCCCAATCGCTACCGGCACCGACACCGGAGGCTCCATCCGCGTGCCTGCCGCCTGGTGCGGCATCTACGGCTTGCGTACCTCGCCCAACCGCTGGTCCACCGACGGCTGCGTGCCCCTCGCCCCCAGTTTCGACACGCCTGGCTGGTTCACCGCCACCTCCGAAGATATGGAGTTGAGCATCCTAGCCCTCATCTGCCCGAAAACCAGGCGCAAGCGACCTCTGAAGGGCGTCAGCCTGCTTTCCTACGTCGACGGGCTTTCCGACGAATTTCGAGCCAAATTCATGGAGGCGATGGAGATGGTGAACGGAAACCTCGACCCGGCGGCGACCAAGGAGTTCAGCGACGCCACCAGATCGGTCGCGCGGCACTACAGCGTGCTGCAAAGCCAGGAGGCCTACAGCGTGCATCAAGCTTGGCTGGACGAGCACCGAGCGGAATACGACCCGGTGGTGTGGCAGCGCATCGATCGCGGACGACATTGGTCCCCTGCAGACGTAGACGCGGCAAAGAAATCCGAAGCCAAGCTTGCAGCCTTCTTCGAGTCCGCCTTTCAGTCCTACGACTTCGTAGCCATGCCGGCCACGCAAAGCCCCGCGATCAAAGCCTCGGAGCACACGGACGCGTTTCGCAACGAGCTGCTCAGGATCACCGCTCCAGGCAGCTTCGCGCGCTGCCCTGTATTAACCATCCCGATACATCTCAAAGACGGCGAATCGCAAGGCATTCAGATCATGTACAAGGACGAACGATCAGACCTCCCTCTTCGCGTGCTTGAAGCCTTGCGAGAACGGGTGGAGGAATAATAGGAAAGAGGGTGGTCACAGACGCCGTCAGCAGCGCCAGCCTCGCGGTTACCCCTCGCGAAAGCAGATCAACCTCAGGCTAGTCGAAAATCGCTTCCGGAAGATAGCCCGTGATGGTGGTGGTCGGCACGTTCACCAGTTGACTGACCTTCAGATCCAGAACGACGGAGCACGTCACGTAGGCTTGCTCCCGGCTAAGCCCGACCCTCTTCACCAAGTAGTCGATCGCTCGTCTCACCACGCGCTTGCAGGCTTCTCGCGGGTTCTCATCGGACTCGATAAACGCGTGAAACGGCTTCGCTCGGTATCGAGGGGAAACCAGCTCGCCCGGCGTCAGCAAGTAAGGAGCGGACAAGGGTGCGTCCTTGATCAAGGTGACTTTCAGACGCACGCTCATCGGCGCCTCCATCCCGTTGATACAAACCTCGCCATCCCCTTGAGCAGCGTGGCAATCTCCGGCGCAAAGCCCTGCCCCTTCTACCAATACCGGCAGGTGCAGCGTGGAGCCAGCGACGAGGTGCTTCACATCCATGTTTCCACCGAAGACTCCCGGCGGACGGGTAGCAAACTCTCCCATCTCCTCTCGCTGCACGCCAATGATGCCGCAAAAGGGATTCAAGTCCAAGGTCAGCCCAGGCATGGAAGTCGTCTGCGCTTCATCGAGTCGCCAGATGTGCAGAAAGTAGTCCTCGAAGTCCTCATCGAGCAACCCTAGTCCGGGCACGATGCTGGTCCAAGCCCAGCCCTCATGCTTGTATTCGAGAATCTCGATCTTTAGCTGATCGCCCGGCTGGGCATGCGCGACTTCGATCGGTCCGGTCAGAGCGTGGATCAGACTACGGTCGATCGCCTTATAGCCCTCCGCGTCCATCTCTGGATGAACCTGAGCGTCGCTCGCATCGTTCATCTCGACCCACACGGTATCGCCGGATTCGATACGCAACCGGGTCGCATAGTCTCGACTCCAACGATTAAAGGTGGTCGATCGATCGAGGGTATGCTCTGCCATAGGTCTCTATGAAAAGGAGCGAAGCAAGCTGAAGCGAGCCCTAGATCGAGCGTAGAGCGGTTTCCAAGCGATCGATGTAATCGTCCAAATAGTCGCGCGGCTCTATGGCATTTGCCCGACGCAGGTTAGCGATCGCCTCACGGTACTGCTTGAGCGAGACCTGCAAGCGGGCTAGCGAGATCAAGCCCTTGCTTTCGTATCCCTTCACCTTAGCCGCTCGCTCGTACTGGATCATAGCGTTTTCCGTGTCGTCCTGGCTCTTGTAGTAGTCGCCAAGCAGGACGAGCGCCCTGCCGTTTAGTGGATCCTTGGATACAATCGACTCGAGAATGGTGGCCGCAGCCTCCATCTCGCCCTTGGCGATTGCTCCGCTGGCTTTCAGGTTCAAAAGCGACAGCTCTTCCTGCGGCGAAAGCTTGCCGGCGTAGTCGGACTCGATCTGACTAGCGAGCTGCAGCGATTGATCGATCGATCCGCGTTGAGCGAGTCCTTCGGCAGCTTTGAGCAGCTTGGCGACCGGCAGCGTGCCCATTCGCGCCGCGCTTCCATACCGCTCGACCGCCAGATCCACAAGTCCTTCGTTGAGCATGATGTCCCCCAAAAGAGCAAGACTGTCCGGCGACGCTTCGCCCATGCGGGCCACTAGTTCGAGATTGGCCAAGGCCTTTTGAAACTCGCGCTCGCCCATGTAGGCGTTGGCCTGCATCATCCAGAAGTTCGCTTTGGAGGGATCGCGTTCGATGAGGTCGGACAGCATCCCTATCGCCTCGTCGTTCATGTTCATGTCGAGCAGGGAATTCAGCTTGCCAAGCATCCAATCGTTGCTGTCGGGCTGAAACAGCAAGGCTTGACGGTAGGCGTCTAGGCTCAGGGAGCTCTCTCCGAGATTCAGGAAACAGTATCCAAGCAAACCATACAGCGTACCATTTCCACCGCCGATCTCGATCGCCTCGATCAACATCGGCTTGGCTCGCGCGAACTTCCCTTCCTGGACGAGAGCGTATCCGATATTCTGATAAGCTCGAAAGAAATTGGGAAACTTGCGGATCGAGTCCTCATACTTCGCGATCGCCTTGTCCGTCTCACCCTCCTGCAAATAGAGGCTGCCAATGGTGTAGTCTAGAGCGGCGGACGACTCCTCCGTCATGCCCGCTTCTAGCATCTGGATCGCTTGCGATGGATTCGAATTCATGTATTCCGCGACCGACTTGAGCAGTTCCGATTCGTCCGAAGTGATCTTCGGGTTGATCTCCATGTCGAAGCCGTAGCTTCCGATGAAACGTTTCTGAAAATCAGGGTTGCTCCATGTGTTCTCGGTGAGTGGATACACGCCATCGGAAGCGGCGCTCAATTGAGAAGCGAGGAAAACGGCTGCGCCAAGGCTAGCAGCAAGGAATCGGTATCGGCGTTTCATAGGCAAAAGGTTTCTCGGACTAGAATCTCCATCCGAAGGGAATGATGTAGCGGGCTTTGACAGGCTCGCCGTTCTTTTTCGGCGGCGTCCAAACCCACTGTTCAAGGGCTTCAATCGCAGGCGCGTTGGCGCTTTCGCCCGGCGTTTCCAGAATTTTCAGAACTTTGGTTCGACCGGACTCATCGATCATGATCTCGATGCGAAGCGTGCCTGAGCGGCGCTCCTTGCGAAATTCGATGGGCGCCACCATGGCCACCTGGCGGACAGGCTTGGGCCGCTCGTCAAGATCCTTGACGTCAAACAGCTCCAAATCGGCCAAGGCGTCGGGCTGGGCTTCCAACCCGCCAAAACCAAGCCCGGCCGCTTGGGCGTCGCCAATGCCGGGGTTCAGAGCCATCTCAAGCTGAGCGAGGTCTAGGGGTGGAGGCGGCTCCCGCAGCTCAGGAGGTGGCGTTTCCTGAGGTTCCGGCTCGGGCGGCTCCTCCAGGTCCGGCGGCGCAGGAGGTGGTGGTTGGGCGATGTCGAACTCGCGAAACTCGATGACATCCTTCTTCTTTCCACTGATGAATTGGGTCAGCGGAAGCAAGGTGTAGATGGCGAACAAGCTCAGGCCGGCGTAGATGACGGCTCGAAAGATGGCCACGTTGAAGCGCGTCGGCTTGTATCCATTTTCGAACTTCGAAGCGTTTTGCGATGCGTCCGCCATTCCTTAGGTATCCGTTGAGACATTGACCGACTGAGCGCCTGCCAGCTTCGCTTCGTCGATAACGCGAATGAGCAGCTCAGTGGTGACGGTTTTGTCCGCTTGGATGATCACCGGCATTTTCTCCTTCTGAGAGAGACGCTTCACGGTGGATCGAACTCCGGTCGGGCCTATTTCCCTTCCGCCATAGACCACCTTCCCGTTGGCTGTGATCGCGATCAGAATGCTGTTCTTCTCCAAGTCCTGGGCGGATGACGCCTGGGGCTTGTTCACCTCCACTCCCGTCTCCTCCACGAACACCGTGGTCACGATGAAGAAGATTAGAAGAATGAATACCATGTCGATCAAGGGCGAGATGTTGATCTCGTCGGTGCCCTCCTGGACGTCGGAAAATCTTCGTTTGATGCTCATATACTAGGCGGCGGGTTTCAGGTTTCCTTTTTCGAAGCGCTTGAGGGTGAAGATCTCCACCTGGGTGCAAAAGGAATCCAGCTGATCGCGGCGGCGCTTGACGACGTTTAACATGATGTATCCAGGAATCGCCAACACGAGCCCGGTCTGAGTAGTGATCAGGGCTTCGGATATTCCACCCGCCACCAAATCCACCGTGTTACCCGCGGTGCTCGTGGAAAGCCCGGCGAAA harbors:
- a CDS encoding purine nucleoside permease produces the protein MLDPFARRLFAIAALMASPLASSTAHAETAPAPIKVCVLAMFEMGEVTGDRPGELQFWVEREPLENIYPFPMGQTPLRVSDDGLMVALTGGGVTHAATTITALGMDPRFDFSNTYWIVAGIAGADPTDASLGSAAWAKWVVDGDLLYEIDSSEIPEDWPYGLIPLGGYEPNQLDTGWTVDNIAFKLNEGLVNWAYSLTKDMELMETPAMKEFRAQFEGYPNAMLPPRVMMGDALSSSTYFHGEVLNQWANDWMKLHTGGEANFVMTNMEDSGTLTALRSLSDAGYVDYDRILVLRTASNFSMQPPGKPATWSATAPYPDNGRPALESAYQVGSAVAHELIANWDQYENRIPRAEAPKEKVKAVVVTMFEIGDDTGDRPAEFQNWVERFPLSERISFPHGYRDLRYNRESGVLGIVTGIGTFRSAASIMALGMDERFDLSEAYWLVAGIAGVDPNDMSLGSAAWAEWLIDGDLSHEIDPREMPDEWEFGYTPLRSAEYPWGPIPENDEGVRYRLKPELVEWAYQLTKDIPIADTDAMKEMRAKYKGYPNAQKPPSVLKGDQLAAMTFWHGKLMNDWANEWVDYWTEGQGNFVTSAMEETGTMQSLSFLANAGKVDLQRVLVLRTASNFSMQPPGVTAAENLSGEKKGGYSAFIPSLEAAYDVGSAVIRELVENWETYRTTIPQSESPQS
- a CDS encoding cytochrome P450 translates to MPTDAHAAIPSYEKDFAQFDFMEHGSLDTFDHLGAYRALGPIYTVHFRGEPWVCIGGLEANAMAWRNPDLWDYESALTPFREIMGDRHVTQMDGVPHRQKRRQLKPGFSMSSIGRLIPAIDAVVKRMLGESANKEVSLHDLFMRSLTYANSETVLRAPLSETEVQTFIRFEEEFIVGTIMESSARKAFYERESFVKDKAFVFGYLGQLVQRRLDGEQVEDNFSEVLKLTLEDRGEEVDLQELVSEAYLLLMAGTGNTAKLLNCGLQRVWKDRPWLEALREEVESYQPLSFARGMDAFPKLKATLMEIERMFPAAPVLARVVAQPMEFEGRKLEPGTKVLHMQTLTHFLEEIYEDPYDFKPQRWLENNYPKKAHGTFGGSTHICLGMNLARIHMPIVLANMLKDYAFEATKSPEIQVNFNYGVPQVSDLSGRLVSISRGQ
- a CDS encoding alkaline phosphatase D family protein; the encoded protein is MRLFHLFIISACLLPSRLIFADATLLNGPMPGASSMTEVVIWTQTSEPASVQIEYWQKNSKVQTVLRSPLYQTSRDQACVAKVSLTEGLAPGEHYEYAVLVDGEPHAPAFREGYELQGPVPMEFQVKPRWRFVPEGELAHSVFDFRIAAGSCAYINEKGYDREGGTPYGGEYHIFESIFEKDPDLMLWLGDCIYYRENDFESEIGMQRRWTHDRQLPELQPLLASAHHFAIWDDHDYGPNDIGRSFTLKGAAKDTFDLFWANPSSGLPETPGIFTFLNWGDVNIYLLDNRTYLSSATSHPERFNKPKAMLGEKQVDWLINHLVWAQSQMENDGKSYPARFNLICVGNQVLNESGNPHGYRNFHDEWQYLIDRIVEEGIDGVVFLSGDVHFSEVNRLVYKGGGRPGVPGKAGIKGEDYVFYELTSSSLTSGSWAGHENNPARFDIFDDPKVDRVGQRNFMTLDFKGPLKDRRMEVRYFDSDGNLLNRKRGGRPDEITEASIFRAADLRAPKP
- a CDS encoding amidase, with the translated sequence MSPLPISISDWKALSAADPDRAAQAFIGKLETIPSKTRRRVFASVPDLLSLSDAFTAAAENSPKAAPLLGVPFLLKDLFDFPGVPTTASSAFLSRVRPTTRTESALSASLRQQGAVFAGKTHLNEFAYGLSGENLHFGDCPHPSFPDRVSGGSSSGSAWAVAKGIAPIATGTDTGGSIRVPAAWCGIYGLRTSPNRWSTDGCVPLAPSFDTPGWFTATSEDMELSILALICPKTRRKRPLKGVSLLSYVDGLSDEFRAKFMEAMEMVNGNLDPAATKEFSDATRSVARHYSVLQSQEAYSVHQAWLDEHRAEYDPVVWQRIDRGRHWSPADVDAAKKSEAKLAAFFESAFQSYDFVAMPATQSPAIKASEHTDAFRNELLRITAPGSFARCPVLTIPIHLKDGESQGIQIMYKDERSDLPLRVLEALRERVEE
- a CDS encoding acetamidase/formamidase family protein yields the protein MAEHTLDRSTTFNRWSRDYATRLRIESGDTVWVEMNDASDAQVHPEMDAEGYKAIDRSLIHALTGPIEVAHAQPGDQLKIEILEYKHEGWAWTSIVPGLGLLDEDFEDYFLHIWRLDEAQTTSMPGLTLDLNPFCGIIGVQREEMGEFATRPPGVFGGNMDVKHLVAGSTLHLPVLVEGAGLCAGDCHAAQGDGEVCINGMEAPMSVRLKVTLIKDAPLSAPYLLTPGELVSPRYRAKPFHAFIESDENPREACKRVVRRAIDYLVKRVGLSREQAYVTCSVVLDLKVSQLVNVPTTTITGYLPEAIFD
- a CDS encoding tetratricopeptide repeat protein, translated to MKRRYRFLAASLGAAVFLASQLSAASDGVYPLTENTWSNPDFQKRFIGSYGFDMEINPKITSDESELLKSVAEYMNSNPSQAIQMLEAGMTEESSAALDYTIGSLYLQEGETDKAIAKYEDSIRKFPNFFRAYQNIGYALVQEGKFARAKPMLIEAIEIGGGNGTLYGLLGYCFLNLGESSLSLDAYRQALLFQPDSNDWMLGKLNSLLDMNMNDEAIGMLSDLIERDPSKANFWMMQANAYMGEREFQKALANLELVARMGEASPDSLALLGDIMLNEGLVDLAVERYGSAARMGTLPVAKLLKAAEGLAQRGSIDQSLQLASQIESDYAGKLSPQEELSLLNLKASGAIAKGEMEAAATILESIVSKDPLNGRALVLLGDYYKSQDDTENAMIQYERAAKVKGYESKGLISLARLQVSLKQYREAIANLRRANAIEPRDYLDDYIDRLETALRSI
- a CDS encoding energy transducer TonB, producing the protein MADASQNASKFENGYKPTRFNVAIFRAVIYAGLSLFAIYTLLPLTQFISGKKKDVIEFREFDIAQPPPPAPPDLEEPPEPEPQETPPPELREPPPPLDLAQLEMALNPGIGDAQAAGLGFGGLEAQPDALADLELFDVKDLDERPKPVRQVAMVAPIEFRKERRSGTLRIEIMIDESGRTKVLKILETPGESANAPAIEALEQWVWTPPKKNGEPVKARYIIPFGWRF
- a CDS encoding biopolymer transporter ExbD, which gives rise to MSIKRRFSDVQEGTDEINISPLIDMVFILLIFFIVTTVFVEETGVEVNKPQASSAQDLEKNSILIAITANGKVVYGGREIGPTGVRSTVKRLSQKEKMPVIIQADKTVTTELLIRVIDEAKLAGAQSVNVSTDT